The Arachis hypogaea cultivar Tifrunner chromosome 14, arahy.Tifrunner.gnm2.J5K5, whole genome shotgun sequence genome has a segment encoding these proteins:
- the LOC112742213 gene encoding tyrosine decarboxylase 1-like, producing the protein MNNPLDPEEFRRQGHMIVDFLADYYHNISNYRVLSQVEPGYLKKKLPSQAPFDPEPIETILQDIEEHIIPGITHWQSPNFFAFFPSSGSIAGFMGEMLSTGFNVIGFNWLSSPAATELESTVMDWLGQELNLPKEFLFTGHGGGVMLGTTCEGVLATLVAARDRMLRQIGKDKIRKLVVYGSDQTHCAIQKAANIAGFDPNNFRAVKTSRSSSFALLPQSLLKAVEKDLRDGLVPCYLCVTVGTTSTMAIDPVGVLCRVAKDYGMWIHVDAAYAGSACICTEFRYMINGVEYADSFSFNAHKWFLTNLDCCCLWVKDPNSLIKSLSTNPSYLHNNTSNSKQVVDYKDWQITLSRRFRALKVWLVLRSYGLSNLRNFLRSHVEMAKIFEELVKLDKRFEIVVPRNLAMVCFRVIPSVAKMANDEVNQINRKLLDSINDSGRVYMSHAVVEEIFVIRCAVGATLTDEKHVMMAWKVVQEHADAILNWYLLNYSFNQPFIS; encoded by the coding sequence ATGAACAATCCTTTGGATCCTGAAGAATTCAGGAGGCAAGGCCATATGATTGTTGACTTTCTTGCCGACTATTATCACAACATTAGCAATTATCGGGTTTTAAGTCAAGTTGAACCTggttatcttaaaaaaaaacttCCATCTCAAGCTCCTTTTGACCCTGAACCTATAGAAACCATTCTTCAAGACATAGAAGAACACATAATTCCAGGAATCACACACTGGCAAAGTCCTAACTTCTTTGCATTTTTTCCATCGAGTGGCAGCATTGCTGGTTTTATGGGCGAGATGCTCAGCACCGGATTCAACGTTATTGGATTCAACTGGCTCTCATCTCCGGCAGCAACCGAACTCGAGAGCACTGTCATGGACTGGCTCGGCCAAGAGCTCAACCTACCTAAAGAATTTCTTTTTACAGGTCACGGCGGCGGCGTCATGCTAGGCACAACTTGCGAGGGAGTATTAGCAACACTAGTAGCCGCCAGAGACAGAATGCTTAGACAGATAGGAAAAGACAAAATCAGAAAGCTCGTAGTGTATGGCTCAGATCAAACTCATTGCGCAATTCAAAAAGCCGCTAATATTGCAGGGTTTGATCCAAACAACTTCAGAGCGGTTAAAACTTCAAGATCAAGTTCGTTTGCGTTGTTACCACAATCGCTGTTGAAAGCCGTTGAGAAGGATCTCCGTGACGGATTAGTTCCATGCTACCTGTGTGTAACGGTCGGAACGACTTCCACAATGGCCATCGATCCAGTTGGAGTGCTATGCCGCGTGGCAAAAGATTACGGGATGTGGATCCACGTGGATGCCGCGTATGCAGGTAGCGCGTGCATTTGTACAGAGTTCAGATACATGATCAATGGCGTTGAATATGCAGATTCTTTTAGCTTCAACGCACACAAATGGTTTCTAACAAATTTGGATTGTTGTTGCCTTTGGGTTAAAGATCCAAATTCTTTGATAAAATCGCTCTCAACAAATCCTTCTTATCTACATAACAACACTTCCAATTCTAAGCAAGTGGTAGATTATAAAGACTGGCAAATTACGCTTAGCAGAAGGTTCCGTGCGCTCAAAGTGTGGCTTGTTCTTCGAAGTTACGGCCTTTCGAATCTCAGGAATTTCTTAAGGAGCCATGTTGAGATGGCAAAGATCTTTGAAGAGCTGGTTAAGTTGGATAAGAGATTTGAGATCGTGGTTCCTAGAAACCTCGCTATGGTTTGCTTCAGAGTTATACCTTCAGTTGCGAAGATGGCTAATGATGAAGTAAACCAAATCAACAGAAAATTATTGGATTCCATCAATGATTCTGGAAGAGTATATATGAGTCATGCTGTGGTAGAAGAAATTTTTGTGATTCGGTGTGCTGTTGGCGCAACTCTGACGGATGAAAAACACGTGATGATGGCTTGGAAGGTGGTGCAAGAACATGCAGATGCAATTTTAAACtggtatcttttaaattattccTTCAATCAGCCTTTTatttcataa
- the LOC140178468 gene encoding uncharacterized protein, with translation MKSFWNNLGYQGVGIVEANSHSGGIWVLCSNSNISVRVLDVVDQCISFEITMGNTSSYRSAVYANPHIHRRKELWGDLTRIANMIHGPWIVLGDFNDVLLQSEVRGGQFRLARAEQFAETLEDCGLFDMGAIRRRFTWYRKVKGGVQVAKKLDRAVINQDWRLMFPEAYTEVLARLHSDHCPLFTRCKMAKRATKGHRPFRFQAVWMTHPLFRNVVDTAWNRGAPDVVKCLLEVQKDATSFNKKVFGNIFVKKRELERLLNDVQITLESREDQQLRIKEQVLHQELNAVLLQEELLWYQKSREQWTVIRRKRNKIHGLFLEDGSWTTETTTL, from the exons ATGAAATCTTTTTGGAATAATCTAGGTTACCAGGGTGTTGGTATTGTTGAGGCTAATAGTCATAGTGGGGGTATTTGGGTTCTATGTTCTAATTCAAATATTTCTGTGAGAGTATTGGATGTAGTTGATCAATGTATCAGTTTTGAAATCACTATGGGCAATACATCTAGTTACCGCAGTGCGGTGTATGCTAATCCGCATATACATCGGCGTAAAGAACTGTGGGGTGACTTGACAAGGATTGCTAATATGATCCACGGACCTTGGATTGTGTTAGGGGACTTTAATGATGTTTTGTTGCAGAGTGAAGTTAGAGGGGGGCAATTTAGACTTGCTAGAGCAGAACAATTTGCGGAAACATTGGAGGATTGTGGGCTGTTTGATATGGGGGCTATTAGGAGAAGATTCACTTGGTACAGGAAGGTGAAAGGTGGGGTGCAGGTGGCCAAGAAGCTTGATAGAGCAGTCATCAACCAGGACTGGCGACTAATGTTTCCGGAGGCTTATACTGAGGTGCTGGCGCGCCTTCACTCTGATCATTGCCCATTATTCACTAGGTGCAAGATGGCAAAGAGGGCTACCAAGGGCCATCGTCCATTCAGATTCCAGGCTGTGTGGATGACTCATCCTCTTTTTAGGAATGTTGTTGATACAGCTTGGAATAGAGGAGCTCCGGATGTAGTTAAATGTTTGTTGGAGGTTCAAAAAGATGCAACTAGCttcaataaaaaggtttttggcaatatttttgttaagaaaagggAGTTGGAGAGGCTTTTGAATGACGTTCAGATTACTCTGGAAAGTCGGGAGGATCAACAGCTTAGGATCAAAGAGCAAGTTCTGCATCAGGAACTGAATGCTGTCCTTCTTCAAGAAGAGTTGTTGTGGTATCAAAAATCTAGAGAACAATGG ACAGTTATCAGGAgaaagaggaacaaaattcatgggTTATTTTTGGAGGATGGGTCTTGGACCACGGAGACTACGACTCTATAA